Proteins encoded in a region of the Methanobrevibacter sp. genome:
- a CDS encoding ammonium transporter has product MVMFSAGDTAWILICSLLVLLMSIPAVAFFYGGLSKRKNVLNTIFLTFIAFSIVSVIWVIFGYQFAFGSDINGLIGSPTNFFLQGIGLDDLNGTIPTLLFVMFQCAFAGLTVALVSGALVGRMKTKAWVIFVPIWACLVYIPIAHWVWGGGWLMQMGALDFAGGAVVHMNSGVAALAVAIVLGKRKDTSLIPHNLGYAVLGAALLWFGWMGFNGGSGLAADGLAANAIIVSNVAAAIALIVWCCLDTYVVGKPTVLGAISGAVAGLVAITPAAGFVDVPGALVIGAVAPFVSYFAIYYLKPKLGYDDALDVWGIHGMSGIWGAIATGIFAVPAIGGVAGLIAGNPEQVVIQLISVVATLAYSFTISFILAKVLDKAMGGIRVDDHQEVGGLDSHLHEESAYNLN; this is encoded by the coding sequence ATGGTTATGTTTAGCGCAGGAGACACAGCATGGATATTAATTTGTAGTTTACTTGTACTATTAATGAGTATTCCTGCTGTTGCATTTTTCTATGGAGGACTAAGTAAACGTAAAAATGTATTAAATACAATATTTCTAACATTCATCGCATTTTCAATTGTAAGTGTAATCTGGGTAATATTCGGATATCAGTTTGCATTTGGAAGCGATATTAACGGTTTAATAGGATCACCAACCAATTTCTTTTTACAGGGAATTGGGCTTGATGATTTAAATGGAACAATTCCGACCTTATTATTTGTAATGTTTCAATGTGCATTTGCAGGATTAACTGTAGCACTTGTATCTGGAGCATTGGTTGGAAGAATGAAAACCAAAGCATGGGTAATTTTTGTCCCAATTTGGGCTTGTTTAGTATACATCCCTATTGCCCACTGGGTATGGGGAGGAGGATGGCTGATGCAAATGGGCGCACTGGACTTCGCTGGAGGAGCAGTAGTTCACATGAACTCTGGTGTAGCTGCATTGGCTGTTGCAATTGTGTTAGGTAAAAGAAAAGACACCTCTTTGATTCCACACAACCTAGGTTATGCAGTTTTAGGAGCAGCATTGCTATGGTTTGGATGGATGGGATTCAATGGAGGATCAGGACTTGCTGCAGATGGACTGGCAGCAAATGCAATAATTGTATCAAATGTTGCAGCTGCAATAGCATTGATTGTATGGTGTTGCCTTGATACTTATGTAGTAGGAAAACCGACAGTGCTTGGTGCAATTTCCGGAGCAGTGGCAGGACTTGTTGCAATCACTCCGGCAGCAGGATTTGTTGATGTTCCAGGAGCATTAGTAATTGGAGCAGTGGCACCATTCGTATCATACTTCGCAATCTACTACTTAAAACCGAAACTTGGCTACGACGACGCTTTAGATGTATGGGGAATTCACGGAATGTCTGGAATATGGGGAGCAATTGCAACAGGAATATTTGCAGTTCCAGCAATAGGTGGAGTTGCAGGTTTAATTGCAGGAAACCCTGAACAGGTTGTGATACAATTAATCAGTGTAGTTGCAACATTGGCATATTCCTTTACAATAAGTTTCATCCTTGCTAAAGTTTTAGATAAAGCAATGGGCGGAATAAGAGTAGACGACCATCAGGAAGTTGGCGGACTTGACAGCCACTTGCACGAAGAATCAGCATACAACTTAAATTAA
- a CDS encoding molybdenum cofactor guanylyltransferase, translating to MSNEYDNNENIKSCIILCGGKSSRMGQDKGSMIIQNEPMIKHILSTLNNQINEAVIVLNNKERIDKYCDFIDPKDYTYNITFVEDKIKNKGPLPGIMTGLSQITSNYALILPCDSPYVSKKYINTIFNEIEDNCQAVVPYHDIENKLKTSEPLHSIYNKNILSEIERLISEDTLHIKGLIEKIDAKFVLIDNKKIEKKEFRNLNRPEDI from the coding sequence ATGAGTAATGAATATGATAACAATGAAAATATTAAATCTTGCATTATTTTATGTGGAGGTAAGAGTAGCAGAATGGGTCAGGACAAAGGGTCTATGATTATTCAAAATGAACCCATGATTAAACACATACTCTCCACTTTAAACAATCAGATAAATGAAGCTGTAATCGTATTAAACAATAAGGAAAGGATTGATAAATATTGCGATTTTATTGATCCTAAAGATTACACCTACAACATCACTTTTGTCGAGGACAAAATCAAAAACAAAGGCCCATTGCCTGGAATCATGACCGGACTTTCACAAATCACCAGCAATTATGCATTAATACTGCCATGTGACAGTCCATATGTTTCCAAAAAATATATAAATACTATTTTTAATGAAATTGAAGATAATTGCCAAGCTGTTGTTCCATACCACGACATTGAAAATAAACTGAAAACATCAGAACCACTACATTCCATCTATAATAAGAATATACTTTCTGAAATTGAAAGATTAATCAGTGAGGATACCCTGCACATTAAAGGATTAATTGAAAAAATAGATGCAAAATTTGTACTGATTGATAATAAAAAAATAGAAAAAAAAGAATTTAGAAATCTTAATCGTCCTGAAGACATTTAA
- the rrp41 gene encoding exosome complex exonuclease Rrp41 — protein sequence MMSDLIRDDGRKFDELRPIKIEAGVLERADGSAYLEVGGNKILVAVYGPRESYIRRLLEPNTGVIRCRYNMAPFSVDDRKRPGPDRRSSEISKITADALRPALMLENYPRSMIDIYIEVIEAEGGTRCAGITAASVALVDAGIPMKDIVVGCAAGKVYDEIVLDLSEKEDKEGQADVPIAMMPRTGEITLLQSDGDLTEEEFAKAIDLAMEGCRKVNEIQKEALMKKYSIE from the coding sequence ATGATGTCAGATTTAATAAGAGATGATGGTAGGAAATTTGATGAATTACGTCCTATTAAAATTGAAGCAGGTGTTCTTGAACGTGCAGATGGTTCAGCTTACTTGGAAGTTGGTGGAAATAAAATATTAGTGGCTGTTTACGGTCCTAGAGAATCATACATTAGAAGATTGCTTGAACCAAATACTGGAGTTATCAGATGCAGATATAATATGGCTCCTTTTTCAGTCGATGACAGAAAAAGACCTGGACCAGACAGAAGGTCATCTGAAATTTCTAAAATCACTGCTGATGCTTTAAGACCAGCATTAATGTTAGAAAATTATCCTAGGTCAATGATTGATATTTATATAGAAGTAATAGAAGCTGAAGGAGGAACCCGTTGTGCTGGTATTACAGCAGCTTCTGTTGCATTGGTTGATGCAGGAATCCCTATGAAAGATATTGTAGTAGGTTGTGCTGCAGGTAAAGTTTATGATGAAATCGTCCTTGATTTATCAGAAAAAGAAGATAAGGAAGGACAAGCTGATGTTCCAATAGCTATGATGCCAAGAACTGGTGAAATCACATTACTGCAAAGTGATGGAGATTTAACTGAAGAAGAATTTGCAAAAGCAATTGATTTAGCTATGGAAGGATGTCGTAAAGTAAACGAGATTCAAAAAGAAGCTTTAATGAAAAAATATTCAATTGAATAG
- the aroD gene encoding type I 3-dehydroquinate dehydratase yields the protein MYSQTKIAIPIFQENCKDVITVANDCIDKGADVLEFRIDALKNHDIGEIRDTIKEIDFPMIATNRVSSEGGSFKGSEEKRINILYQCSDIVDYVDIELQTKDEYIELIQNTNAKTIISYHDFDKTPDLNEIMYIVDKEHELGDIAKVAFMPQNLEDTLTILAVLSHCKDTIAISMGDLGSYTRVMASKFDSPITFAAGTDVTAPGQIDIETMKALLNMDLNIMDE from the coding sequence ATGTATTCACAAACAAAAATTGCAATTCCCATTTTTCAAGAAAATTGCAAAGATGTAATCACAGTAGCGAATGATTGTATAGATAAAGGTGCAGATGTTTTGGAGTTCAGAATAGATGCTTTAAAAAATCATGACATCGGCGAAATTAGAGATACAATCAAAGAGATTGATTTTCCAATGATTGCAACAAATAGAGTCTCTTCAGAAGGAGGTTCATTTAAGGGTTCTGAAGAAAAGCGTATAAACATATTATATCAATGCAGTGATATTGTGGATTATGTTGACATTGAGCTTCAAACTAAAGATGAATACATTGAATTAATTCAAAATACCAATGCTAAAACCATCATTTCATATCATGATTTTGATAAAACTCCTGATTTAAATGAGATAATGTATATTGTTGATAAGGAACATGAATTGGGAGATATTGCCAAAGTTGCTTTTATGCCACAAAATTTGGAGGATACTTTAACCATTTTAGCAGTTCTTTCTCATTGTAAAGATACTATTGCCATATCAATGGGCGATTTGGGAAGTTACACTCGTGTCATGGCTTCAAAATTTGATTCACCGATTACTTTTGCGGCAGGTACTGATGTGACTGCCCCCGGCCAAATTGACATTGAAACCATGAAAGCATTATTAAACATGGATTTGAATATTATGGACGAGTGA
- a CDS encoding HD domain-containing protein, which produces MSEKKKFIRDSVYGDISLNNFEVKIMDMPQFQRLRRIKQLGLISLIYPGATHTRFEHCVGTMNLGSKLAEELELSKDEVELIRASAILHDIGHGPFSHVSEGVLSVPHEELSKYVITKTSMRDLLEEKFDVNKIVDIINGKGHLGPIVSGELDVDRMDYLLRDSHNTGVSYGIIDYERIISNLKLSDGLILDIKGVQAAEGALVSRYFMYPSVYQHHTTRIVNTMFRRALKKTIDDGIIEEREIYKYDDSDIIATFRHCENEYANDIMHRLDNRIIPKRVKTIRLDNFKFPEKMYKIKASELRKAEEEISEDYEIDKDYVFVNIAEYPRFDEMKTQVSVDGKLFPLTEISNIIGALSKARFNIPDISVYVAEEEKSKFEKFKLENYIDLPEIDREKFHGIHYDQIKLF; this is translated from the coding sequence ATGAGTGAAAAAAAGAAATTTATCAGAGACAGTGTCTATGGAGATATTAGCTTAAACAATTTTGAAGTAAAAATAATGGACATGCCCCAATTTCAACGTTTGAGACGAATTAAACAGCTCGGATTGATAAGTTTAATTTATCCCGGTGCAACACATACAAGATTTGAACACTGCGTTGGAACAATGAACCTGGGATCAAAACTAGCTGAAGAACTCGAATTATCCAAAGATGAAGTTGAACTTATAAGAGCCTCAGCAATTCTTCATGATATTGGCCATGGACCATTTTCACATGTTTCAGAAGGAGTATTATCTGTTCCCCATGAAGAATTATCAAAATATGTGATAACTAAAACATCAATGAGAGATTTGCTTGAAGAAAAATTTGATGTTAACAAAATCGTTGACATCATCAATGGGAAAGGACACTTAGGACCAATCGTTTCAGGAGAACTTGATGTAGATAGGATGGATTATCTTTTAAGGGATTCACATAATACAGGAGTATCTTATGGAATTATAGATTATGAAAGAATCATTTCAAATTTAAAATTAAGCGACGGATTAATTTTAGATATAAAAGGTGTTCAAGCAGCAGAGGGAGCATTAGTTTCAAGATATTTCATGTATCCAAGCGTATACCAACATCATACAACAAGAATAGTAAATACAATGTTTAGAAGAGCCTTAAAAAAAACAATTGATGACGGCATAATTGAAGAACGTGAAATATACAAATATGATGATTCAGACATTATAGCAACATTCAGACATTGTGAAAATGAATATGCAAATGACATTATGCACAGACTGGACAACAGAATCATTCCAAAAAGGGTAAAAACAATCAGATTGGATAATTTTAAATTCCCTGAAAAAATGTATAAAATCAAAGCGTCCGAGCTTAGAAAAGCTGAAGAAGAAATAAGTGAAGACTATGAAATTGATAAAGATTATGTATTCGTAAATATCGCCGAATATCCTCGTTTTGATGAAATGAAAACTCAGGTAAGTGTTGATGGAAAATTATTCCCATTAACAGAAATCTCAAACATAATCGGTGCATTAAGTAAAGCAAGATTCAATATACCAGACATCAGCGTTTATGTTGCAGAAGAAGAAAAATCCAAGTTCGAGAAATTCAAACTGGAAAATTACATCGATTTACCTGAAATTGACCGTGAAAAATTCCATGGAATTCACTATGACCAAATCAAATTATTTTAG
- the rrp4 gene encoding exosome complex RNA-binding protein Rrp4 — translation MIHVENKDLVIPGQILADDEYYSGRGTFKENGKVCSSLLGRVSLRNKKIRVIPLKSKYVPKKGDVVIGKIKDVRFSMWDVDINSPYSGILPAFEVFGREKKELNKVYDVGDVLFLRVVDVDEIKKAKLGLKGRGMGKFKGGIIVDIAPTKVPRLIGKKGSMINMIKDKTKCKIVVGQNGLVWVKGNEDMEQLTRDIIHLIEAEAHTSGLTNKIKNKLYLAIDGELPPEEVEEEEEFVLEKPKLQNFKEELEQEEKEAEEKAAEEENEKKEKPDIGEVIEEFKRKNKSKDGSLSYSDNSNNSFILNNK, via the coding sequence ATGATACATGTGGAAAATAAAGATTTAGTTATTCCAGGTCAAATATTGGCCGATGACGAATACTATTCAGGAAGAGGTACCTTTAAAGAGAATGGTAAAGTTTGTTCTTCTTTACTGGGACGTGTTTCTTTAAGGAATAAAAAAATCAGAGTTATTCCTTTAAAAAGCAAATATGTTCCTAAAAAAGGAGATGTTGTAATTGGAAAAATTAAGGATGTCAGATTCTCAATGTGGGATGTTGACATTAATTCACCATATTCTGGAATTTTACCTGCTTTTGAAGTGTTTGGTCGTGAGAAAAAAGAACTCAACAAAGTATATGATGTTGGGGATGTGCTATTTTTAAGAGTTGTCGATGTTGATGAAATCAAAAAGGCAAAACTCGGTTTAAAAGGTAGAGGAATGGGTAAATTCAAGGGAGGAATAATTGTAGATATTGCTCCAACCAAGGTTCCTAGATTAATCGGTAAAAAAGGTTCAATGATCAACATGATTAAAGACAAAACAAAATGTAAAATTGTCGTTGGTCAAAACGGTCTTGTTTGGGTTAAAGGAAACGAAGATATGGAACAACTTACCCGTGACATAATTCATTTAATTGAAGCTGAAGCTCATACTTCTGGTTTAACAAATAAAATTAAAAACAAATTATACTTAGCTATTGATGGTGAATTGCCACCTGAAGAGGTTGAAGAAGAAGAGGAATTTGTTTTAGAAAAACCTAAACTTCAAAATTTTAAAGAAGAATTAGAACAAGAAGAAAAAGAAGCTGAAGAAAAAGCAGCAGAAGAAGAAAATGAGAAAAAAGAAAAACCAGATATTGGTGAAGTTATAGAAGAATTCAAAAGAAAAAATAAAAGCAAAGATGGTTCATTATCATATAGTGATAACTCCAATAATTCTTTCATATTAAATAATAAATGA
- a CDS encoding P-II family nitrogen regulator — translation MKRIIAIIRQEKFEDVKKALMEVGCEGMTVSEVKGRGSQQGIKESYRGSSYCIDLIPKTRVEVVVKDEGLDLLVEAIRKGAYTGNIGDGKIFIQPVDDVIRIRTGESGDGAV, via the coding sequence ATGAAACGTATCATAGCGATTATCAGACAGGAAAAATTTGAAGATGTAAAAAAAGCATTAATGGAAGTTGGATGCGAAGGAATGACCGTGTCTGAAGTTAAAGGAAGAGGAAGTCAGCAAGGAATCAAAGAATCATACAGGGGATCAAGTTACTGTATAGATTTAATACCAAAAACACGTGTGGAGGTCGTTGTAAAAGACGAGGGATTGGATTTGCTTGTTGAAGCAATCAGAAAAGGAGCATATACCGGCAACATTGGTGACGGAAAAATATTCATCCAACCTGTTGATGATGTTATAAGAATTAGAACAGGTGAATCAGGGGATGGTGCTGTGTAG
- the hmgA gene encoding hydroxymethylglutaryl-CoA reductase (NADPH), whose amino-acid sequence MSNQEIIDKLLNGEMKLYQVDREVSAKEATDIRREFLEQKYDLSLSNIANYTLDMERASRRNIENSIGVLQLPMGIAGPLKVNGEYCQREVFVPLATSEGALVASINRGASTITSSGGANARVVSDIMTRAPAIKCEGVSDALKIKQWFIDNFDELKEIAESTTSHGKLIKIDPILIVGSYVYPRFVFSTGDSMGMNMVTIASEKILDKLAQDTTATHIALSGNVCVDKKPAAINIVEGRGKSVIADILVPKEIVEKKLKTTAEAIVEVNTAKNLIGSAASGSMAFNAHYANMVAAIFLATGQDPAHVAEGSLGITTAENRNGDLYFSVNLPDLPVATVGGGTSLEVAHEGLEILGVAGSGKAREFAEIVACTVLAGELSLVGALAAGHLARAHQELGRG is encoded by the coding sequence ATGTCAAACCAGGAAATTATTGATAAATTATTAAACGGTGAAATGAAACTTTACCAAGTGGACAGGGAAGTTTCAGCAAAGGAAGCGACTGATATCAGAAGAGAATTTCTGGAACAGAAATATGATTTGAGTTTATCCAATATTGCAAATTACACTCTTGACATGGAAAGGGCTTCTCGAAGAAACATTGAAAACTCAATCGGTGTTCTTCAGTTGCCGATGGGTATTGCAGGACCATTAAAAGTGAATGGTGAGTACTGCCAAAGGGAAGTATTTGTTCCCTTGGCAACCTCTGAAGGAGCACTTGTTGCATCAATCAATAGGGGTGCATCAACAATAACCTCATCAGGAGGAGCCAATGCAAGAGTAGTCTCAGATATCATGACTCGTGCACCGGCAATCAAATGTGAAGGTGTAAGTGATGCTTTAAAAATAAAACAATGGTTTATTGATAATTTCGATGAGTTAAAAGAAATTGCAGAAAGCACAACTTCTCATGGTAAACTAATTAAAATAGACCCTATCCTAATAGTTGGAAGCTATGTATATCCAAGATTCGTATTCTCAACAGGAGACAGTATGGGAATGAATATGGTGACTATAGCTTCTGAAAAAATCCTAGACAAGCTAGCACAAGACACCACCGCAACACATATTGCATTAAGCGGTAATGTCTGTGTTGACAAAAAACCTGCTGCTATAAACATTGTTGAAGGAAGAGGAAAAAGCGTTATAGCAGACATTCTAGTTCCAAAAGAAATAGTTGAAAAGAAATTGAAAACAACTGCAGAAGCAATAGTTGAAGTAAACACTGCTAAAAACCTAATAGGTTCAGCAGCCAGTGGATCAATGGCATTCAATGCTCATTATGCAAACATGGTTGCAGCAATATTCTTGGCAACCGGTCAGGATCCTGCACATGTTGCTGAAGGTTCTCTAGGTATCACAACAGCAGAAAACAGAAATGGTGATTTATACTTCTCAGTAAACCTACCGGATTTGCCTGTAGCAACTGTCGGTGGAGGAACCAGTTTGGAAGTTGCTCATGAAGGATTGGAAATCCTTGGAGTTGCAGGTTCCGGAAAAGCACGTGAATTTGCAGAAATCGTTGCATGCACAGTTTTAGCAGGAGAATTATCTCTTGTTGGAGCACTAGCTGCAGGACACCTTGCAAGAGCTCATCAGGAACTCGGAAGAGGATAA
- a CDS encoding UbiX family flavin prenyltransferase, protein MIVVGITGASGVIYGIRLLEALNELKIENSLVISDAAKIVIESETEYKVNDVIELADTYYNFNDLTASINSGSFKADGLVIAPCSMKTLSSIANGYGANTITRVADVSLKERRPTVIVPRETPLRSIHLQNMLTLSQEGAIILPAMPGFYSTHDTVDDQINFIVGKILDSLKIENNLFKRWE, encoded by the coding sequence ATGATAGTTGTTGGAATTACAGGAGCAAGTGGAGTAATATATGGAATAAGACTTCTTGAAGCTCTAAATGAATTGAAAATTGAGAATAGCTTAGTAATAAGTGATGCTGCAAAAATTGTTATTGAATCAGAAACCGAATACAAAGTTAATGATGTAATTGAACTGGCAGACACATATTATAATTTCAATGACTTGACTGCTTCTATAAACAGCGGATCATTTAAAGCAGATGGTCTTGTAATAGCGCCATGCTCCATGAAAACATTATCATCAATAGCCAATGGCTATGGTGCAAATACAATAACAAGAGTTGCTGATGTGAGTTTAAAAGAGCGCAGACCTACTGTCATTGTACCGCGTGAAACTCCACTGAGAAGCATTCACTTACAAAATATGCTAACATTATCACAAGAAGGAGCTATAATATTGCCTGCAATGCCTGGTTTTTACTCAACACACGATACCGTTGACGACCAGATTAATTTTATTGTGGGAAAGATTTTAGATTCCTTAAAAATTGAGAATAATCTATTTAAAAGGTGGGAGTAA
- a CDS encoding S24 family peptidase, producing the protein MAKKIILALIIIILIVFLGIVFLGNDSVDIYIDGENVSVETTTFADIDKHGLNEKICDYTLNVMNDTTTDISSYKNNVGNLCREYGLEDAEINLDSSIGSNQIPVIIYVDGTSMLPTLQDGQTVLLNKTHNVNVGDIVVADSDEYGGIIKRVDQINGNNIHLVSDNKEISYEYINGYLYEIKGISTWVDISDINGVVIDY; encoded by the coding sequence ATGGCTAAAAAGATTATTTTAGCTTTAATTATTATTATTTTAATTGTATTTTTAGGAATTGTTTTTTTGGGAAATGATTCAGTTGATATTTATATTGATGGTGAAAACGTAAGCGTTGAAACTACCACCTTTGCCGATATCGACAAGCACGGATTAAACGAGAAAATCTGTGATTACACATTGAATGTTATGAACGACACAACAACAGACATTTCATCTTATAAAAATAATGTTGGAAATCTTTGTCGAGAATACGGGCTGGAGGATGCTGAAATTAATCTTGATTCAAGCATTGGCTCCAATCAGATTCCGGTTATTATTTATGTTGATGGAACTTCCATGCTTCCAACCTTGCAAGATGGACAAACAGTTCTTTTAAATAAAACCCATAATGTTAATGTTGGAGATATTGTTGTTGCTGATAGTGACGAATATGGTGGAATAATAAAAAGAGTTGACCAAATAAATGGAAACAACATTCATTTAGTCAGTGACAATAAGGAAATATCATATGAATACATTAACGGTTATCTGTATGAAATTAAAGGGATTTCTACATGGGTTGATATTTCAGACATTAATGGTGTGGTAATCGATTATTAA
- the cbiT gene encoding precorrin-6Y C5,15-methyltransferase (decarboxylating) subunit CbiT: MLEDKDFIKSCDVPGPTKEAIRAIILYKSDVSSEDKVVDCGCGTGGITCEFAQRAREVISIDTNPEAIDITSKNLKKFGLGDNVTLINDDGANALKEIDDIDIAIVGGSGRQLENILEIVDEKLNSKGRIIITAILVDTKVEAVNKLKNLGYNPKLMEINASNGRILDRGILMISENPIAIITAKKR, from the coding sequence ATGTTAGAAGATAAGGATTTTATTAAATCCTGTGATGTTCCAGGACCTACAAAAGAAGCCATAAGAGCAATAATTTTATATAAATCTGATGTGTCATCAGAAGACAAGGTTGTTGATTGTGGCTGCGGAACAGGTGGAATTACTTGCGAATTTGCTCAAAGAGCTCGCGAGGTAATATCCATTGACACCAACCCTGAAGCAATTGATATAACTTCAAAAAATCTTAAGAAGTTTGGTCTTGGAGATAATGTCACATTGATTAATGATGATGGGGCAAATGCCCTAAAAGAAATTGATGATATTGACATTGCCATTGTTGGGGGCAGTGGCAGACAACTCGAGAATATCTTAGAGATTGTTGATGAAAAATTAAATTCCAAAGGTAGAATCATAATTACAGCCATTTTGGTTGACACTAAAGTTGAAGCAGTGAATAAATTAAAAAATTTAGGATATAATCCCAAATTAATGGAAATTAATGCTTCAAACGGTAGAATTCTTGACAGAGGAATTCTAATGATTAGCGAAAACCCGATAGCTATTATTACTGCTAAAAAACGATAA
- the rrp42 gene encoding exosome complex protein Rrp42: MEIVPEITRKSIENLVSNDKREDGRALDEYRDISIETNVISKAEGSARVKIGGTQVIVGIKPQLGSPFPDTPDLGVLMTNCEMLPMADPTFEPGPPSDDSIELARVVDRGIRESELVELDKLCVEEGKHVWMLFIDLHIIDNCGNLFDACELAVMAALKTTKLPVATIVDEEVVISEDETFDLPINNELALCTFVKIGDKMVIDPTLSEESVASARLNVGVTKDGHICSMQKGGKEPLTKDDILFAVNLAVTKTKELVEHL; this comes from the coding sequence ATGGAGATAGTACCAGAAATTACAAGAAAAAGTATTGAAAACCTTGTCAGCAATGATAAAAGAGAAGATGGCAGGGCACTTGATGAATATAGGGACATTTCTATTGAAACTAATGTTATTTCCAAAGCTGAAGGTTCTGCTCGTGTAAAAATTGGTGGAACTCAAGTTATTGTTGGTATTAAACCACAACTTGGAAGCCCATTTCCAGACACTCCTGATTTAGGAGTTTTAATGACTAATTGTGAAATGTTACCGATGGCTGATCCTACTTTTGAACCAGGACCACCTAGCGATGATTCAATTGAACTTGCACGTGTAGTTGACAGAGGTATTCGTGAAAGTGAATTGGTGGAATTAGACAAGTTATGTGTCGAAGAAGGAAAACACGTTTGGATGTTATTCATTGATTTGCATATTATCGATAACTGCGGAAACCTTTTTGACGCATGTGAATTGGCTGTTATGGCTGCACTTAAAACTACTAAATTGCCTGTTGCAACTATCGTTGATGAGGAAGTTGTCATTAGTGAAGATGAAACCTTTGACTTACCAATTAATAATGAATTAGCTTTATGTACTTTTGTTAAAATTGGTGATAAAATGGTTATTGACCCAACATTATCCGAAGAAAGCGTAGCTAGTGCTCGTTTAAATGTTGGAGTTACAAAAGATGGTCACATCTGCTCAATGCAAAAAGGTGGAAAAGAACCATTAACTAAAGACGATATTCTTTTTGCTGTTAATTTGGCAGTAACAAAAACAAAAGAGTTAGTAGAACATCTTTAA
- the sucD gene encoding succinate--CoA ligase subunit alpha, producing the protein MILLNEDTKCLVQGITGKQGSFHTEQMLKYNTNIVAGLTPGKGGQKFLDQVPIFNSMEEATEEVDINASIIFVPARFAKDAAFEAIRHLDLVVIISEHIPVHDSMKIMAYAKEMGTTIIGPNTPGIISPGVGKLGIMPTHIFSEGNVGVISRSGTLTYEIASELTNAGIGQSTAVGIGGDPVTGDNYVDILKRFEKDDQTEAVVLIGEIGGTAEERAGKFIAEEMTKPVVSYIAGRTAPPGKRMGHAGAIIQGNSGTVASKTKALNEAGVEVAKKPSEIVELLKKVM; encoded by the coding sequence ATGATTTTATTAAATGAGGATACAAAATGTTTAGTTCAGGGAATAACAGGTAAGCAAGGTTCATTCCACACAGAACAAATGTTAAAATATAATACTAATATTGTTGCAGGTCTAACACCTGGAAAAGGAGGTCAAAAATTCCTAGACCAGGTTCCAATTTTCAATTCCATGGAAGAAGCGACTGAAGAGGTAGATATCAATGCTTCAATCATTTTTGTACCTGCAAGATTTGCAAAAGATGCAGCATTTGAAGCAATCAGACACTTGGATTTGGTTGTCATTATATCTGAGCACATTCCAGTTCACGACAGTATGAAAATCATGGCATACGCTAAAGAAATGGGCACTACAATTATCGGTCCGAACACTCCGGGAATTATTTCTCCTGGTGTCGGTAAACTAGGTATCATGCCAACCCATATCTTTTCTGAAGGAAATGTTGGTGTAATTTCTAGAAGCGGTACATTAACATATGAAATCGCAAGTGAACTAACCAATGCTGGAATCGGTCAAAGTACTGCAGTAGGAATTGGTGGAGATCCTGTTACTGGTGATAATTATGTTGACATCTTGAAAAGGTTTGAAAAGGATGATCAAACTGAAGCTGTTGTTCTAATTGGTGAAATTGGAGGAACTGCAGAAGAAAGGGCAGGTAAATTTATTGCAGAAGAAATGACAAAACCTGTAGTATCATACATTGCAGGAAGAACCGCACCTCCAGGTAAAAGAATGGGACATGCTGGAGCAATCATTCAAGGAAATTCCGGTACTGTTGCAAGTAAAACCAAAGCTTTAAATGAAGCTGGTGTGGAAGTAGCTAAAAAACCATCTGAAATTGTAGAATTACTTAAAAAGGTAATGTAG